ACATAGGAGGCGTTGACCATGGGGGAACCCTTTATGGAGATCCCTTTGTGGTTTCCAAGCAATGGCGGTTTACTCCAAGCTCATGTTTAAACGTTACACTGTAATTCTTGCAAAATTAGGcgcaagaaaatatttaaatttaaaatagtaattaagagaaaatgtaaTGCCAAAGGccccgaattaatttgtaacagaataataatttgttttattaaaaagaaaaattaatatttattcaaaaagtttttatttcacaatataagttaattttttttttttttaattaaaatccatcCCGCTATATATTCATAATAAATTCCATTCCAAAGTCAAGTTAGAACACGAACAAAAGCTATGTGGCTTAATACACCAGGACACCATGAACCCAGAGGAACGACGTTTCATGGTCACCATGGATATTTTTCTGTCCGTGGCGACTTCAAAGTATTAAATAGTACAAGATTCAGTTTCATCGCTGCTATTCAAGTAATTACGAATCGTGAGTAATGGTGTTAATTGGTTGAAACGTAAAGGGTTAAGGGGTCCACGTCGAAGGTCGTACCACTTAGGGGCAAGGAGAACATgatggaagaggaggaagaaccCGTTTTTCGATGGTGGCCACCGAAACCCTTTCACCACGCCCAAGGAACATGGTCATGAATTCAGAATGGCCGACCTGGTaccatttaaaatttttttctcaaATGATTACGATACTTTATTGAAATCATATTCTTGCGCCACTTTTTTAATTTACGGAAGcacagaaaaatattcaaatttaaaagagtaattaaaaaagtGCAACACGAAAGGCacctaattaatttgtacactttaTATTTGTCTCTTAAACGCATTCTTATATTTCCAACATGAATACCTATCCTTCCAATCAAAAATAAAACTTAAGTATATCTCAAAAGGCTAACGAATCAGACTTAAACTTTGTATAATAGCAAAATTCTTATACGTTCAATTAattagttattataaataaatttttttaaagttttGATAACATAATTGATTTATGTAGCATGATTCTAATTTAAATGttcttaagaaataataaagaatagGTGGtgtttaaatgaaatgaaaggaTATAAGCGGATGTATGGTCAATGGCCATCATAGATTCGTTTTGATGTCAAACGGAGGAGCTACgcataatttgataaatttagcTACCAGGCTAATATGTTTGGCGTGGAGCATGCCCCTCTTCCTGCCTTTTATGCAAGCaaatttattctaattaaatcAAATTAGATGCACCCCTCCccacttttctctttctctttctccgtttTCATCTTGCTTTCACTAACGTTACAACGCACTATTCAGTCTGTTGTGTTATTTTATAGGGAATACcggtatacatataatatagaGTATATAGTTGTGACAGGAAAAGAGTTGCATTTTCTGTATGCACTATTCACATTAACGTCCCTATTTTCCTTCATCCAGATGAGCAATAGTGAAGAAACACCATAGATGACGCCATGATTACCAGGACACCATCACCACACAGAAAGAGTCTGTACGGTATCAATGGGGAAACTCGAACAAAGTttgtttaagaaaaataatcatAACTTCTGGAAAAGATATatgcatatacatatttatCCTCTTTCTAAAGCGAATGGATTCAAACGTTTCCATTTATAAACCAGGCTGGTATATTTAATGAAATGGATTAACATCTAATCGAGTATTAGGAGTTTAGAAAGTTGGCGTAAGTATAGAAGAAAATTTGTCTAACCTCGTCGGACAAACTGTTGACCGTTCTACTTTTGGGGATGTTTCATTAGGAAATTATGAAGCAAAGATACGAGAAATTAGAGTGTGGACCTTTGTCCCGTATGCATTGTACGAGTTATGACCAAATACATACTTAGTTTGTATTATTCTCTGTATATAAGAAACAGGGGCAAAAAGGGATACTACGCACGCATCGACTGACCCCCTAGTTTTACACGAGCTTGAGGTAGCCTGGGGTCCACCGCACGCACCTGCCTAGGAATGTTCCAGTTTTTGGTGAACTTTTATCAGGAAACCATGGAACAAACCGTTCATATAAAgggttgtttcttttttcaaaactcGCCCGTTGTATCTTGTTTTTTTAAACGAGCATTTTTCCATCAGGAAACCATGAGACTGGTAACGTGGAAAGGAAAGCAGCTGGGAAAATCTTTATTCCCCTCTaagcttttcttctttctaccaCGCGCACGAGCTCTACATTGCTTGCCTTTCGACTAGGGTTTCAGGAGAACACGGAAGTCCGGAAAGTTCCGGTTGGAAATACGGAAAATCGCGGAAAATTGGCAGACGGAAAGTCACCGATCGGGAAAACATAAACGGTGGAAAACGTGAACGATTTTCCTACGGTGAAACTCCGTGGACTTGCTTCGTCTCTCAGAATGAAAATATTCTTCAATGGTGAATTAATCTTGGGaaatatcgttattattatGGTGTTGTAATGTTGAAAAGTTTGGCATGGAGCATGTTTCTGTACTTATAACGAATGTTCCTCGAAGTGATACCAGTATTTGTTTGCTTTTCGCTTATTTTTCAATCAGGGTAACATGTACTTGTAGTAACTCTGTAATTCGAAATGATATCTACAAGAATAGGCTAACATGAGCGAAGGAAAATTTCCAGTCCCGTGGAATCTATTGCAGTGGCTGTTTTTTGGAAAATTAGCACTGCTGTTTTTTAGATTATATTAGAAAGAAAATTGCTTTTAGTATGGCAGTGAATGTATTAAGCCGCGCAACGGTGCGTATTCACTTAGCTTCATTTACGAGCGGGAGGTAACGCGTTAATTGCTTCTGAGGAATTTATAGGGGTACCAAGTAGCAAGGGAGCAAAAAGGTCACAGAGAAATTAAGGGAGAAGTGACCGTTTAATGGGTGCGCCAATTATCTCCAACTTGGCTATTGGGACCACAGTAAAATGCTGGAGGTGGACTTTTCTTGATGAGTTCTTGatgaattcttttaattaaggAAAGGTATTGTACTTATAACATACACAAGTGAGAcggtggaccatggagaaagccataattttattttctatattgtataaaatttataaattataatttcaaagagAATCTTACATTGTCTATTATTTCAGCCGtccagtttcatttaaattcatgGCACTCACTCTCTTCGACCATTTGAAGTCAGTAGTCCAACAAAAGTGAAAGAGCTTCCCGAAGGACAAGTGTATTAGGATTCTATGTTGTTTCTAAGTTTTCTAAGCCCTTTCTAAGCCAAGCAAACGATAAGGTTAGTGACATTCGAGTAGCCTGGCGAACGGAAAGCAGGATCTTCAGAAGGTACGATAAACCGAATTCAAATAAATCAACTATATCCTCTAACTGGAATCTAATAGGATAAGGTGCTTAGAAGTTTGCTTGCACAAAGCGGAGATTAAAAAAAGATGAGCGACAAAGCCACAAAATATTAGAGCACCAGAAAGACGAGAAATTGGGTGATGGACGAAAATCGTCTTAGAAAAAAGTGAAAGCCAATTACTGGTTCTTCTAATGCCAGGAGTTCAGAAAATCTAAGAAGATTTGGCCCATGGAAAATTCTAAAATGTCTCCCGTGATTTTCTAGCAGCTGAGAAAATTCTATTTGcagataattaatattttgaaagctACTGCCAAGCATTTGTAAGTTTTATGTTTAATTGTTAAGAATGAATGGTTATTTAAGTTTTATCCAGAGGTAAAAAATGTACTAAATTAAAATAAGGGACTTCAATTTTTAAAGACAAATTTTTTTGTATGAAAACGACGATGAAAAAAAGAGTTTCGTTAACGACGATCGGTGGAATAGGATATTAGAAAAGGCTGGTTAGTAATACAGGAATGGTTGAAATTCTGTGACACGATTTATGGAACATGTTGAATGTCCATGAGCCAATTAACATGCCCTCGAGGGTTAGGAAAGCAGAAAAGATCCGAAGGTACGTTTCTGAAGGAACTTTCAAACctgtttcaaattttaaaccTGCGAACCTATTTTAGATTTGAATACCTTCCCACCCTTCGGTGAATTTAAGAAGTGGCACAAGAATATAACAATGATAACGATAATTTCAGTAATTActgtcaatttttaaaaataaatcttgaatgaaagaaagaaaaggcacgGAAATAACACAGTACACCTAATATTTTTAAGTGTAATTAGAAGTGTTCAAAGTAAAAATGTTCTTTTCAATCCCTCATACATAATGTAAGATACAACGAAACATAAAGCTGAGAATTTCACACGAACCTTGTAGGTTTACGTCAGAAGAAAAGTGAAAGCTTATTATGGTGTCTTTAGAAGCAGGGCAACAGGAAAATCACAGAGGTACTTTCCAAAAGTGCCTTTGGCCCTGATCTTAAGGGCTCAGTTCGTGCAACAAAGTTTTACAAGAAGCTATTTCTTCCACGTGCTAACTTACACATTATCCTGGAATGTAAGTTTTTCTTCTTATCACagcaaaatttaaaaacaagttactttaaaattataaattttttacttttcataattaatgttgCATTTGTTgctagaattaaaatttatataaaaaaaactaTTTGTCAATTTTaatagataataattaatttaactaaAGAACAGCTTAAATTCACAAACcatatgaattataaataaatattttttgcatATAAATAAAAGTAAGAGTCATAATCAATTTTCCACGAATACATTGCTGACCAATCCCACGTGAATAGCATTGAAGAGATTGAGAACACATGGGATCGCTACATGGATTTCACTATACTACTGCAGCTGTTTCCCATGGTCTTGGGACCCATTGTAAGAGGGAGCTTATAAATAGGACCCAGAGGCCCTGTTCCCTTCAGTCGCTTTCCAACAACCGTCCTGTTCGTatcgtttctttcgtttctttactATTAAATCTCGcgttattataaatttactattaataaataaaccaaaATTATTTCccttgcaattattaattatagtgGATCTCTTTgtttgttatattatttttagtGTTTCCCTTGACATAACGAGTGATCTTGAAATCTGTTTTCGAAAATACGGAATCGAGTGTAGTGATTCATTTAATTCTAAGCGTTAGAAAAATTTGAGAAACGATACTAAGCAATTTCGATGTTGAACTGTGAATTATGATCAATTTCTTGATGATTTATCCTTAATTAGTGTGTGAATTCATGCTGATTCACTGTTTATTACGATATCGCAGTttatgatgttgttactaatgGTACTAATAATAGGGAAGAATGATCACTTACCGGACGGATGATTGGACTGCAGATTGTAATCATCAACCTGTAGAGTGCTGTTTGCCCCTGTTCTAGTGAATCTGACGACGTGATATTGATTATCATTCACTTTCACACCGGCCTCACCAATAGGATGATCGTTCGTTCCCATGTTGTAAACGGCGAACACGTTTCCTTCCACCTGCAACATTATTAGcaggattttattaaaaaccaTTCGGTGCTAGGCAATAGGGTTGGACTTAAGCGTGTCTGCCACCGCGGGCAAGATTTCTTTTCGAGCCTTCTCTCCTAATTATTCAATGATAAAATATGCATATACAAATTTTCAGACTCGAAGATGGTGCATATTTTATTACGcgttcttaaaaataaaatttctagcGCCCTTGGGTGTTTAGAATTTTGTGAAATTCCAAGTCCaatggaaattattttattgagctATTTTTCAGATCACTATTTTTCTGATCTGTAGGCGTTTAATAgcttattataaatatttcgttTATAACATCGTTGTACATTTGTTTTAATACACCGATAGACTGGCATAGATCGATTCGTCTGTTTATTCTAAGTAAAAAAGTATTAGGATAGCGTGGCAAACGAATgagtaattctcgagatatcttAAAAAATGCTGTTACTGAAGAAGATGCTGAAACTATGAAAATGTTAATTGTACATGCACTGTTTGCACTTTAAAAAATCTAAGGCCCTACAAATGCAGTGCTCTTCGAGTCATTTATCCTTCTCCTTTAGCATTTTTCTGTGAATGCATTAATAACAGAGTTATGACCCTGTATATCTTCTTTTCTTATGTATCTAATTACAAATTCTAtagtacattacattaaacaGTGTTCATTTCCTCTTTAGTTAAAATAGATTAAAATAGCCTAAGAACTATTACTTTACATATCTTTGATTTTACTCATCAAATGGCTTTGTTATTGATAATactaacaaaatatataaaattaatgtttgtacctacatataataaattttaattttacattatacATACATTCTATTCAATCGTTTttcatataaataatatatttaaatcagGACTTGGAATTTCACATATGTAATTCACATTCACTACGAATGAGCAATATCTAATTAATATATACTACAGAcaaatacaatttataagtTTTCCTACTTTGATAAATTGTATTTAGTTATgtgatttattaaataaagCTATATAAGTTAAAAAAGATCCTTACATGCCAAAATATTATCATATATTACTATCTTCTcttactaaattatttttagatatagtttaataattttatgatttaaTTCGGGAATTTGGTAATTTGCTAATTTGGAATtctgataatttaataatttggtCACTTAATTTAGTAATTAGGAATTTTCTTCCAAATTtgttaatgaaattatattaaacaatttcctAACCTAATCACCATTATTCAAAATcacatttcacaatttttgaacAATTTCTTTCAGGGTCTTTTTCAACTTATCTCATTacttataaattcaaataattcttttgattactaacaatttcaatttcgagATAATCGTCGCTTGAAGCAGATTCTATTCTGAGAAGCACAGCATCGTTGACACTTGTAACGAAACCCAGGGCCACTGTGTCCCTTTTCATTTCCGGTCTTCGATCTGGGGGAAAGGTGTACGTAATGATTCCTCTTCCGGCTCCGAATTCATACGCTACAGCTTCTGTAACAAAGTAATGGTAAATTATTACTAACGGAATATTAATTACTAATGTGAGAGCCGAAAGTTGAGGGTAAATCAAGGAAGAAagatactttttatattttactttccgAATTCATAAAAGtacgggaaaatattcaaattcaaaataGTAGTTAAAGGGTAAGCTAGCATTAAAATAAAGCTAGATTATTCAGCTTTATTATGTGTTAAACAATATAGGTCAAATATGTTACTATTATATAAATCCCTACGATTTTTGATTATGAATAATGAAAAGCAATAAATCAGATACGCTTTGTAGATATATTTATCACGAATCTGGTAACCACTATGGTTACTTTCACATTTTTCGTCATTTGCATGCAAACTTTAAGTAATAATAATCTGCATGTTGATGCGAAGGGCTGATAAAAGTTGATAATGAAACTTTGTTGcattaatataaatttcgatgaaaaaatatgcaaatattggAAGAAATATTAATCATTATAGATTTAATCAGCTACAAAGTAGAATAATAAATGATGCTTATATTTTCTGCAACAATATtgtgataattattaattaaaaatattttatctttatttccAACGATAATACTTATATCAGAATAAGTTTCTCTaatgactaattaaaaattagaattttttaattgaaacttttAATTGGAAACGTTAAGCAAagtgttttattattaaacaaaaataaaatgtataaggTGGCTCATTTTGATCTATTCGTAAATGCAGAaacttaataatatatttatattcacCTTCGTTACACGTTGGTCCGATGAAACTAGTCATATCGCAATCACAGGTGTAACTGTTCCATTGTTGCACACATGTGCCATGGTTTGAGCACAAATCATGGGTACATTTCTTTCCAGGATGAAGGTTAGTGAACATGTTACATCCAGATTCCACTAAGGAACTTGGTACAACAGCGTCGGAAATCAGATTGGTGCTTTCGCCGCTGAGATCCAGCGAGGCGAGACAACCTTCGAAACCGTGTCTGCTGAGTATTTGTTTTGGTAGATGGCCATATTGTGATTTCTCCACACCCCCTGTAATAATATACTATCGGTTATATGTATCTTTTCAAAAAAcacaataagaaataaattgttaTCGTGCACAATGTTAAACGATATTCGAAAAATATTACAGGTCGTGAgaagataaaataatatttaaccgAGGTTTTAAAAGATTGAAATGTGAACTTATCGTGAGAagtaaaatgttattttacaCTCGATTACATTCGATTAGACTCGAGGAAAAGTAATACATGAAAGCCTTGAATTTTTATAGCCTCGCTTTTCTTATCCTATCTATGTATATCCTTTGTGTCGGAATTGTTTGTTCATATTATAAGTAATTCTTCAATTGTTATTTTACTTGTTTCTCACGTTTTTATTGCTCATCCATGAGTTAAATAATCGTTTTATAATACCATTTAGCGACCAATATTCTTATCTTTTGATAATATTGATACAATCATGTATTTTATAGATCCATTGATTACTATGTTTATAATACTGCTCTGATAAAATTATCTGCACATATGCGAATAAATTCATGtacctaaataaaaaaaaaatccaaatcTTTCTGATTTATCTCAATCAAATAACCCACAAACTTCTAATCTTCACTACCTAGAACCATATCCTTCTTCCTGTCTACGCGATAAATGCTTGAAATTCGCGAAAACTTATTCTCATGGTCAATAAAACCAACAAAATGTGTCACATGAAACCTCGTAAAACCATTCGGGAGAAACGATATCCCCGAGTTTATGTATTTTAATCATCGTTGATCGTGGAAAGAACGCTTATCACCGGCGGCAGTGGTTCTTTTTATCGAATCGTTTTATCATCACATGGCGTTCGTCTTCGTCGAATTAAAAAGCGTGAAAATGGACGAAGTGGGGAATTTGCTACAAGGTGACATAAAATTGCTTATAAATCTAATCTGGTTCGCGGAAGAGGAGTGCGGTTAACAGCCGGATACGCGTTTCATCTGTACTCGCTAAGCTGAGTTGCGAACGACAGTCGTTCATCGCAGATCCTTCAGTTAactcgttctttaaacgatcaCTGGTTAGTAGTGTATTTCACTCATTGAATATTGTGTATGCAttcatctttcttcttttcatttatctATGTAATAAGTGTTGTATCGTTGAGCCAGTGATTATTgtgcttttttaaataaaattaactaaattaGTTAACGTCcctttttaaatgttttatctCCAATTTTATAACTTTCATAGTAAGAAATACAAAGgagtaattttgttcatttaaaGTCATACTTTTCCAGTTACCAAAATTTCAGAGACCCCGAAAAATAAAagtgttcatttatttatttacagtaGTAATCAAAAAGGATTTATCTTCGAAACCTACAATGCCACATTTGGCCACCCTTATTTTCGCTCTCTTCATCCTACAATCTGCAACAGCTGTCCAGAGTAGGACACATCGTTCGCCGGAAATAGACGGATTACCATATCCTCATAATCTACCAGAAAGTCTAAGAATCGTCCCTCATGAAATGTCACCAATAATTGAGTACAAAGTAGCAGGTCCTAATAATAACTTGGGAATGGCTTCTTATCAGTCATCGCAGCCAAATATCGAGGACAGAGAGCCATCCACTGATCATCTGGCAAATCGTGTGCCAGATAGTTGGAGGGTCATCCCACGTCAAATGGAACCACCAAGGATTGAAATGCAATTGATAAAAGAACATGTACCAAAAACCGGCGCAAACTGGGTCAGCCTTGAATATACATTTTCGGATAATTATGGAAATTCCGAACCGATATCGGAGCTTCGAAATAATGCTAACGGAAACGATGGACATAAAGTATCTCAAAGTGAAAACAGTCGTAAAAAAACCAGTGGCTTGGGACTTGGTTCTAGAACAATCGTCAACGTCCCTTTTAGACCGTGTCCACCCGGTCAGAGAAGGAACTACAAGGGAGTCTGTACAAAAGTTTATTAGGCCAATATCCAAAAacaaatttacttttttttatgaaataaattaattcacAAAATACATAATGTCTTCTCTTCATTTCTGACTCAATATTATCAttgatatgtatttatt
The sequence above is a segment of the Osmia lignaria lignaria isolate PbOS001 chromosome 12, iyOsmLign1, whole genome shotgun sequence genome. Coding sequences within it:
- the LOC117610126 gene encoding uncharacterized protein LOC117610126; its protein translation is MPHLATLIFALFILQSATAVQSRTHRSPEIDGLPYPHNLPESLRIVPHEMSPIIEYKVAGPNNNLGMASYQSSQPNIEDREPSTDHLANRVPDSWRVIPRQMEPPRIEMQLIKEHVPKTGANWVSLEYTFSDNYGNSEPISELRNNANGNDGHKVSQSENSRKKTSGLGLGSRTIVNVPFRPCPPGQRRNYKGVCTKVY